A single Anabrus simplex isolate iqAnaSimp1 chromosome 10, ASM4041472v1, whole genome shotgun sequence DNA region contains:
- the LOC136882106 gene encoding uncharacterized protein — translation MKDLTEPQNQFLVEVRAVPENQNEVCVEQSRTVDKTELVVAPEGLKVNVLSATLINMSFNIPTEPYGSIRSNIAQVTSVSSYLRDNSSWHDFKKEHLLESHGLLILSL, via the exons ATGAAAGATCTCACAGAGCCTCAGAACCAATTCCTAGTCGAG GTCAGGGCTGTGCCCGAGAACCAGAACGAGGTGTGTGTGGAACAAAGCAGAACCGTGGATAAAACGGAACTAG TGGTAGCACCAGAAGGTCTCAAAGTTAATGTCCTCTCTGCCACATTGATCAACATGAGTTTCAACATCCCAACAGAACCTTATGGCAGTATAAGATCGAACATAGCACAAGTCACTTCAGTTTCCTCTTACCTCAGGGACAACTCCAGTTGGCATGATTTCAAAAAAGAACATCTCCTTGAAAGTCATGGAT